TGTTGATCTTGGGCATATTGCTCAAGCTAGGATAAACCATGGCGACAGATTTTAGTTACCTTATTATTCTTTTAACAGGAGTGGTTGCACTCCTGGAAAACCGTTTAAAGCGACTCGTAATACTCATCGGAATTCAGGGATTTTTATTATTAATTCCGTTGTATCAGGAAGAAGGCGGGGATACTTTCCATTCAGTATTTTTAGCTTTGATGGTGGTCGTATTTAAAGGATTATTAACGCCTGCGATTCTGTATTGGACTGCAAGAAGAACGAATTCCGCAGAATCCACATATCCTAAAGTAGGGTACCTACCGACGTTAGCTCTTTTGTTCGCAGGAGCCGCGATCAGTTATACTTTCATGGGAATGATCTCGAACTTCTTCGGAAAGAGTCATCAATATGCGTTTCTATTCGTTTTATTACTCATCTATGTAGGTATCGTGGGATTCGTAGTAAGACGGAATTGGTTTGGAGTGTTTGCCTGCTTCAGTATTTTTGAAAACGGAACCTTCCTACTTACGTTGATCTTAAAATCGGGAGTTCCTATCGGTAGCGAATTCGGCTCCTTCATCGATGCGGTTCTGATTATCGGAGCCGGCGCCGCCTTACGAATCAACAGCGAGAAAGGAAAGGAGGAAACATCCGCATGAGTTTGGAAATCTTATACGGGATCGGGTTTGCGGTATTCATACTGATTTTCCTAACCTATGTTCTCGCACCCACCCGCAATCAATCCGATCTACCTTTTTGGTCCGTATTACTCATCCTATGCGCGGGTTTGAATTTCGCCGCTTGGGGGGAAAGAGATACCACACTTCAATGGGTTCTTATCGAAGCCACGACGTTCGTAGGCTCTTTACTCATCTCATCCAGTAGAACTTCGAAATCCTTTCCCATAGCCTGGAAATTTCTACTGATCAACTCCTTCGGTTTAGGTATCGCTTTTTTAGGAATCGTCTTGATTCTCGCAGCCTTCCATGTAATCAACCAACCGGTGGACGTCCTCGCGGCTAATGTTTCCGATCATCCGGAAATCATATGGGTAGAGATAGGTCTTTGGTTAGCGATCTTCGGATACACCGCTAAGCTAGGTCTTTTCCCGAATCATGTTTGGATCGAAGACACTTACGGAGAGAGCCCGACGCAAGTGTCCTCACTTCTATCCGCATTCATACCGGTTTCGGTTTGTTTTGCGCTTCGTCCTTTCGTACATATGGATCATCAACTCTTTCCTCACACATTCAGCGGTGCGGACGGATTGTTGGTATTAGGGATCGTTACGATTCTAATCAGTATCTTTGCCGTTTATGACAGGAACGATATCCGTAGGATCTCCGCAAAAGTAGCGCTGTTTCATACGGGCGCACTTGCGGTGATTCTTTGGATGGATTTGAGCGATGTGGTATTTTACTTCGTCATGGCTTCCAATCTAGTCGTTAAGTCCCTTCTATTCATCAGTATGGGGATAGTCAGAATGGACGCAGGCAAAAGGGAACTGGGTAAAATTCTACAATCCGATTCCATTAACAAGCCTGCGTTATCTCTCTTTGTCTTAGCCCTCTTTTTGGCGTTTGTGATGCCGGGCTCCCCGGTCTTTGTGAACGATATCATTCTGATCAAAGCGGGACAAATCGGTGGAAAGGGTTTAGTAATTTTAGTCCCTATCCTAGGTCTCGTTTTCTTCGGGGTCATGTTGTATAAGATCGCGCCTTTATTAAACCTAAAAGGGCGACCCTTCCAAAAGGAAAATTCGACGATCTTGCGTATCCGAATGACGAACGGATTTTTCCTCCTCCTCCTTTTGCTCGGCACCGGGTGTTGGGGGTTCTTCTTATTAGTCCAGGGGGTTTTATGAGGACTGTTACCGGAATCTTTCAGAGCAAAGAAACCAAACAAACGCATCGCTTTTGGTTGACCAATCAAGGAGTAGAACACGAAGTTCTTCCCAAAGCAAATGAGAAAAACATTATAGAGGATGCGGTAAATCCGATTTGGATTCTCAGGCATAGTTTAGGAACCGATCAAGGAGCTGAAGATTATTCCTCCATCGATTTCGAGAAATATCTTTCGCAGGAAAGAAAACTTCTTTTGGAAAGATTCGTCACCAAGGAGGGAATCAAGGATCTAGTTTATCGAGGCATTCATGTTCCCGTACCTGCTTCTTTTTATAGCCACGCTGTCGGCCCCATTCATGCCGGAGTCATCGAACCGGGACATTTTAGGTTCATCGTTGAAGGGGAAGAAATCCGGAACTTAGATATCCGTTTAGGATTCCAGAAGCGCGGGCTCATCGAAAAGATGAAAGGTCTGCATAAGGATTCGATTGCTCCCTATGCCGAAGCAATCTCCGGCGACTCTACGATCGCCTATGATATCGCGTTTAGCAAGGCTTTTGAAGAAGCCCATGGCATTCAGGTTTCTCAGGAAATTAATTTCGCGAGGGCGGTTCTTTTGGAAATCGAAAGAATCGCGATCCATATCGGAGACTTAGGTGCGATTGCGGGAGACATCGGCTATTATCCTTTGCAGGGAGTCTGCTCCATGCAACGAGGAGTTCCTCTAGGCGTAATGGAAGCTCTTACCGGAAATCGATTCGGTCGCGGAGCTCTTTCCCCCGGAAAGGTCCGTTTAAGAAAGCGGATCACTCCCGAGTTCCTATCGGATCTATCCAAGCGAATCGCGAACGTTACCGCAGACGTGGCCGCTCATTTCGAAAGAGCCTCCGAAAAATCCACCAATCGAGAAAGGTTGCAAGCTTGCGGTATCGTTCCCCAAAAACAGATTAAGAATCTCGGATTCGTAGGAATGGTCGAAAAGTGCACCGGATTGTCCAGAGATCTTCGTGTGCATGATTCCTCTTATTCGCTCACTCCAGTGCCCTTGAATCTTACTTTAGATTCGGGGCAGATGCGGGGAGACGCATGGTCCAGATTCTATCTTCGCTATCAAGAGTTGAAGAACAGTGGAGAGTGGTTGGAAAAAGCCATTCCTTTGTTAATCGAATTCCCGAAAGCCGCAGACTCGTTAGAGAAAACGAAAATCTCTAAACCGAAATCGGGACTTTATTTCGGTTCTGCCGAAGGATGGAGAGGTCCCGTTTTGATCGCGATTAGCTTGGATTCTTCAGGCTCGATTCTGGATGCGTATGTTAGAGATCCTTCCGTGTTGAACTGGCACGCGTTGGAGCTTGCCGTAAGAGGTGAGAATATCGGAGACTTCCCCCTAAATAATAAATCCTTTAACCTCAGTTATGTGGGCGTAGATCTATGAAACTATTATACGAAGTTCTCAATATTTTCAAACCGGCCAAGAACATGGACTTTAAAAAAGTCCTGCCGACCAATCCCAATGCCCGAGGAATTCCCGTCCCTAATTTCAAAAAGGGGACTTCCTGCTTGGATTGTAAGGCCTGCGAAAAAGTTTGTCCGACTAAGGCCATGCAAATCAAATCCGCGAAGGAAATCGTCTTCGATTACGGAGCCTGTCTACAATGCGGACTTTGTGCCGAGGCTTGTCCGGATGATAAGATAGAAGATTCTGGATTCGTCCATGTCTATTCGGTAGACCGAAACGCATTAGTCGTTTCTTATATAGATGGAATTCCCGCCGAGTATTCCGAAACCCTTTCCGAAAACGTAAAGGAATTCAGGAAGATCACTAAAAACACCGGATTTCAGTACAGAGAAGTCGCCGCCAGCGGGAATAACTCGACCGAAGCGGAAATCAACGCCAGCTTTAACGCGGTCTTCGATAGCGAAGCGAGTATGGTGAGAGTCGTCGCCTCTCCCAAACATGCCGACGCTTTAGTATATGCCGGGCCTGTCGGAGTCAACATGGAGACGCCGCTTCTGATAGCATGGGACACAATGCCAGAAACGAAAGCGCTCATCGCTTGTGGAACCGAAGCGGTCTCGGGAGGTCTTTTTACGAGAGGTAAGCTCCCGAAAGAGCCCGACCTTTTTATAGCGGGTGATCCTCCGAGACCCGACGTTATGATAAGCGCATTTCGTTATCTGATGGGAACTAAAAAATATTCCTTCCGGGACGAACTTAGCAAGTTCATAGAAGCGAAGAAGAACGTTTAATTAATAATGACCATATCTCCGAAGACTTTTGAATTCGAAAGCTTTCCGATACAAAATAAACGGAAAGCTTTTTATTCCTAAGCTCACTCAAGAAAGAATCATGCAATCGAAGGAATCCTTTCCGCAGAATACAGCGCTTCCTTCGTTTTTAAACCGATCGAAGAAAATTGATCCTCGCTATTGATACCCGATAATACATTCACGGGATAAGATATTCTAGGATCGACTTTTGTGTGCACGGGATAAAATCTCTTCTGATCTCTGTAAGAGTAGGTCGTTAAAATTACAAGCCCTTGGTCGGCGAAAACCTCTTCAACATTTCTAAGCATCGTATTCATCCTAGAGGAAATATTCTCGTTAAAGTCTTCCCAAATCCTAAGTTCACCCGAATTCTCCACGTTCAAATGAACGATAATCGGGTAGGGTTTACTTTCTTTCTGGCGGTTCTTCTCCAAAACTTTCTTCGCGACCGAGAGCGCATTGGTATCGTCTCCTCTCCCGGTCTTAACGAGAACCGCTTTGTTTCGCTGCAATAATTCAAAACCGTCTCCGTAGCAGATAATCTCTTCCGCGTGATCCAGATGCTTCCATCTCTCTTCAGCATCCAACCTCGAAAGTTTTCTTTTTTGGTACGACGAATATGATATATTCCAAAGGGTTTGATACAGCAACGGAGCAAGTAAAGAATGTGGAAGGTCCTTAACTTGGGATAACTTATGTAGGACCGCATTCAGAAGATCCGGCTGAATCAATTTTTGCCCGGAAAATTCTCCCGTGGAAACGATCGCCGCAATTTCCCGAATCAAAAACGATTTCATCGAGAGAGAAGTTTGATATTCGTCGAAAAATGCGGCAAACTTACCTGAAAATAATTCTTCCGGGGTTCGGTAGTCGACATTTTGAGAGATTGCCGGATCTTTAATCGGATACTTCAAAAAAGATCGATGAAAAACTTCCATCGGTTCATTCAATCCAAAATCGGAAATGAGAGATTGCGTATCGACTTCGGTTCCATCCTCAAAAATGAGAGTCTCGGCCATCACATCCGTATTCGTAATCCCTTCGATAACATACAATTGCTCCCGAGAAAATACGTTGCGAATGGCCGCGGTTTGCTCTCGAACGGCGTCCCTTGCGGCCTCGTCGTTTCCGTTATGAGCGGCACAACCTAAGCCGGGAATATCGGATCTATGCATATAAGCGATGAATAATGCAGGGGTTTTAGGCGTATTGCAAGCAGCGTCGTTAACGACTCTATCGATTCGATTCCAGAACCAGAAATTATTTAAACTTGGTGATACGATATTGCCGTCGGTTCTTCCGAAACGGATCGTAGTTGCAGGATATCCTTTTAACTTACTTCCGTGCACTCGACCGTCGATGCACTTTGTAACCAGTACTTTCGGCGCCCGCAGACTAAATTCCTTAATCACATGCCTCATCCGACGAATCGTCTCCGATTGAAGAATATTTTCCTCCAAATAGCGATCGATGTATTCATTCGCTGGATTCAATGTTGAACTCCTTGTGGACCTTTACATGACTCTACCAATTTTCTCGATTATCATCTCGAAAAAATTTTCGCAAATAGCTTCTATAGATCGGCATATTTGCGGTGACGGGTTAGGCCTGGCCCCGTGTAAACTTAAGGAACCGAGTCGAATTGTCACTCCGAATTATATCGGTTAAACTGTCTCAAAGCAAAATCGATCGATAGGAGAATATGCCTACATCCTTGTGAAAACTTAAAAGTGAAGTTGCAAACGGTAGAAAGACAATTCTTCGATCGCGTTATTAAATTACGGAATGCAAATCGTACTATCTATCTTTCAATTTCATTCGGTATCTTTTGTAATGACAACGAATCGAAAAAATATAGCGGGTTCGGGAAGCAATCTTTTGCAAAGAATTATCCGGATTATTTTCTTTTTACGAAATTGTTAATTAATAATCCTTATTAGATTTTCATCGTAACATATCCGTTTGACTTTTAATACACCAAAGATGCTTAGCTTAGAATACAATAAAAACGAATTGAATGAGACATAGTATAATTAGGAAAAAGAGGTTTTATCGGGAGTTTAATTTGGCGGGATAATTACTATTGGGACTAAACGGAAAAGGATGGGGGAATTCGGTTAAAAAATACAAAAAGGTATTGACGGGTGTGGAGACGTAATTATTGTGGATAACGCACCTGAGAGAGTTTTCCAGTAGTGGAGAGATCTTGAGGGAAGTAGAAGTTCTTTGAAAACGAATAGAGTAGCGTGACCCGCGATTGATCTTGAGAGAGATTGATCGCATTTAGGATGATTCGACCTGAATCATTCTGAACCCGAAAAAACACAATTCCAGCGAAACCTGAAAGAAGGTTTTCAGTTCCGGAATAGACCGGTGTGATAACCGGTCACCAGATAGACGCTCTAATTTAATATTGCCCGCAAGGGTGATATCAACACGGAGAGTTTGATCCTGGCTCAGAACTAACGCTGGCGGCGCGTCTTAAACATGCAAGTCGAGCGGGGTAGCAATACCTAGCGGCGAACGGGTGAGTAACACGTGGGTAATCTTCCTCCGAGTCTGGGATAACTTTCCGAAAGGAAAGCTAATACCGGATAGTCCTACTGGATCACAGGATCTGATAGGTAAAGATTTATTGCTTGGAGATGAGCCCGCGGCCGATTAGCTAGTTGGTGAGGTAAAGGCTCACCAAGGCGACGATCGGTAGCCGGCCTGAGAGGGTGTCCGGCCACAATGGAACTGAGACACGGTCCATACTCCTACGGGAGGCAGCAGTTAAGAATCTTGCTCAATGGGGGAAACCCTGAAGCAGCGACGCCGCGTGAACGAAGAAGGTCTTCGGATTGTAAAGTTCATTAAGCAGGGAAAAATAAGCAGCAATGTGATGATGGTACCTGCCTAAAGCACCGGCTAACTACGTGCCAGCAGCCGCGGTAATACGTATGGTGCAAGCGTTGTTCGGAATCATTGGGCGTAAAGGGTGCGTAGGCGGATTTGTAAGTCAGGTGTGAAAACTGCGGGCTCAACCCGTGGCCTGCACTTGAAACTACAAGTCTGGAGTTTGGGAGAGGCAAGTGGAATTCCAGGTGTAGCGGTGAAATGCGTAGATATCTGGAGGAACACCAGTGGCGAAGGCGACTTGCTGGCTCAAAACTGACGCTGAGGCACGAAAGCGTGGGTAGTAAACGGGATTAGATACCCCGGTAATCCACGCCCTAAACGTTGTCTACCAGTTGTTGGGGGTTTTAACCCTCAGTAACGAACCTAACGGATTAAGTAGACCGCCTGGGGACTATGCTCGCAAGAGTGAAACTCAAAGGAATTGACGGGGGTCCGCACAAGCGGTGGAGCATGTGGTTTAATTCGATGATACGCGAAAAACCTCACCTGGGCTTGACATGGATCTGAATCATGTAGAGATATATGAGCCTTCGGGCAGATTCACAGGTGCTGCATGGTTGTCGTCAGCTCGTGTCGTGAGATGTTGGGTTAAGTCCCGCAACGAGCGCAACCCCTATCGTATGTTGCTACCATTCAGTTGGGCACTCGTACGAAACTGCCGGTGACAAACCGGAGGAAGGCGGGGATGACGTCAAATCCTCATGGCCTTTATGTCCAGGGCAACACACGTGCTACAATGGCCGATACAGAGGGTCGCCAACTCGCAAGAGGGAGCTAATCTCTAAAAGTCGGTCCCAGTTCGGATTGGGGTCTGCAACTCGACCCCATGAAGTCGGAATCGCTAGTAATCGCGGATCAGCATGCCGCGGTGAATACGTTCCCGGACCTTGTACACACCGCCCGTCACACCACCTGAGTGGGGAGCACCCGAAGTGGTCTTTGTTAACCGTAAGGAGACAGACTACTAAGGTGAAACTCGTAAAGGGGGTGAAGTCGTAACAAGGTAGCCGTATCGGAAGGTGCGGCTGGATCACCTCCTTTTTAAGGAGAATCAACGTTCGAGTTTTCTCGAACACGACAAAAACAGCCCGGCTCTTGGAAACAAGAGCCGGGTGGTGTAACCAAAGTTCTCGGTTGTCACGCTACTCTAAACGTTTTCAAGGATTCTGCCTGCTCCGGCATCCCTTCTTTTTAATTCCAACTTATTCTTTTTTTGATTTAAAAGCGTAGCACCAAGC
The Leptospira inadai serovar Lyme str. 10 genome window above contains:
- a CDS encoding proton-conducting transporter membrane subunit, whose amino-acid sequence is MSLEILYGIGFAVFILIFLTYVLAPTRNQSDLPFWSVLLILCAGLNFAAWGERDTTLQWVLIEATTFVGSLLISSSRTSKSFPIAWKFLLINSFGLGIAFLGIVLILAAFHVINQPVDVLAANVSDHPEIIWVEIGLWLAIFGYTAKLGLFPNHVWIEDTYGESPTQVSSLLSAFIPVSVCFALRPFVHMDHQLFPHTFSGADGLLVLGIVTILISIFAVYDRNDIRRISAKVALFHTGALAVILWMDLSDVVFYFVMASNLVVKSLLFISMGIVRMDAGKRELGKILQSDSINKPALSLFVLALFLAFVMPGSPVFVNDIILIKAGQIGGKGLVILVPILGLVFFGVMLYKIAPLLNLKGRPFQKENSTILRIRMTNGFFLLLLLLGTGCWGFFLLVQGVL
- a CDS encoding metal (Ni/Fe) hydrogenase large subunit, encoding MRTVTGIFQSKETKQTHRFWLTNQGVEHEVLPKANEKNIIEDAVNPIWILRHSLGTDQGAEDYSSIDFEKYLSQERKLLLERFVTKEGIKDLVYRGIHVPVPASFYSHAVGPIHAGVIEPGHFRFIVEGEEIRNLDIRLGFQKRGLIEKMKGLHKDSIAPYAEAISGDSTIAYDIAFSKAFEEAHGIQVSQEINFARAVLLEIERIAIHIGDLGAIAGDIGYYPLQGVCSMQRGVPLGVMEALTGNRFGRGALSPGKVRLRKRITPEFLSDLSKRIANVTADVAAHFERASEKSTNRERLQACGIVPQKQIKNLGFVGMVEKCTGLSRDLRVHDSSYSLTPVPLNLTLDSGQMRGDAWSRFYLRYQELKNSGEWLEKAIPLLIEFPKAADSLEKTKISKPKSGLYFGSAEGWRGPVLIAISLDSSGSILDAYVRDPSVLNWHALELAVRGENIGDFPLNNKSFNLSYVGVDL
- a CDS encoding 4Fe-4S dicluster domain-containing protein; amino-acid sequence: MKLLYEVLNIFKPAKNMDFKKVLPTNPNARGIPVPNFKKGTSCLDCKACEKVCPTKAMQIKSAKEIVFDYGACLQCGLCAEACPDDKIEDSGFVHVYSVDRNALVVSYIDGIPAEYSETLSENVKEFRKITKNTGFQYREVAASGNNSTEAEINASFNAVFDSEASMVRVVASPKHADALVYAGPVGVNMETPLLIAWDTMPETKALIACGTEAVSGGLFTRGKLPKEPDLFIAGDPPRPDVMISAFRYLMGTKKYSFRDELSKFIEAKKNV